From Polyodon spathula isolate WHYD16114869_AA chromosome 24, ASM1765450v1, whole genome shotgun sequence, one genomic window encodes:
- the LOC121298552 gene encoding B-cell receptor CD22-like: protein MNEGSFVSLSCGFDRCNLSESSFVWYKQEQPINLPRNISVSVSPPGEIVPGSPVTLTCSSNANPPVSSYSWFKTSRNHVVKSEQLDRHVLIVL from the exons ATGAATG AAGGATCTTTTGTTTCCCTGTCCTGTGGCTTTGACCGCTGCAACCTGAGTGAGAGCAGTTTTGTCTGGTACAAGCAGGAGCAACCAATCA ACCTTCCAAGGAACATCTCGGTCTCAGTCAGTCCTCCTGGTGAAATAGTGCCTGGGAGTCCAGTGACTCTCACCTGCAGCAGCAATGCAAACCCACCAGTCAGCAGCTACAGCTGGTTTAAGACGAGTAGAAACCATGTGGTGAAGTCAG AGCAGCTGGACAGACATGTGCTCATTGTTCTGTAA
- the LOC121299207 gene encoding phospholemman-like, with protein MDLPLLLAICSFGASVLVSSAADLEGDQSLKEDDPFYYDYKTLRIGGLVFAVVLFLMGIILILSRKCRCKFNQQQPTGEPDEEAGSLRASIRRMSSRRQ; from the exons ATGGACCTCCCACTGCTGCTGGCGATCTGCAGCTTTGGAGCCTCAGTTCTGG tTAGCAGTGCTGCAGACCTGGAAGGAG ACCAGTCATTGAAGGAAGATGACCCTTTTTATTATG ATTACAAGACCCTGCGGATTGGGGGGCTGGTCTTCGCTGTGGTCTTGTTCCTAATGGGAATCATCCTCATCCTCA GCAGAAAGTGTCGTTGCAAGTTCAACCAGCAGCAGCC AACTGGTGAACCGGACGAAGAGGCGGGCAGTCTGAGAGCATCGATCAGAC GAATGTCTTCTAGGAGGCAGTAA